AGAACGTGCGCACCCGGGTGGGCAACCTCACCCTGGACATGGACGAGCTGGACCTGGAGAAAGAGATCTACCGCATTAATGACATCGCGCTGCGCGATACCTGGGTAGACATGATTCAGACCAAAGTGCCGCCCGAAGGCGAGTCTGAGCCCTTGACCATGCAGTTCGGGCTCAAGACCGTGTCTCTGGACAATGTCAGGTTCAAGTACCGCAACGGCGTAGCCAAGCAGTACATAGACGCCAACCTGGGCCAGGCCAAACTGGCCGCCGATAAGATTGACCTGGTGAACACCCGCCTGGACCTCTCTAACTTGGAACTGCACAACAGCACCCTGGCCTACTCCCAGAACGCCGAAATGCCCGCCGAGTACCGCGTGGTGAATCCCGCCGAGGCCATTGAGGCCATTGAAGAGGCTGTCTCCAAAACCACCGGCGAGCCCGTGAAATGGGTAGTTACCCTGGACAAACTAAACGTCACCGAGGTAGATGCCGCCTTTGACAACTATGACGCCCCCAAACAGGCCCGCGGCGTAGACTACAACCACTTGCAGGCCCGCAACCTAAACCTGCAGCTCCAGGACCTGTACTTCAGCACCAACCGTACCACCGCCCAGCTGGAGCAGCTCAGTTTCCAGGAGAAAAGCGGGTTTGAGGTAAAGAACTTCACGGCTGGCATCCTGTTTGACTCCGTAGAGACCGAACTCACCGACCTGGTGCTGGAAACCGGCCATAGCCGTATTGCTCGTCGCATTAAAGTAGGCTACCCTTCCCTGGAGGCCGCCGCCGATGACCTGAGCAAACTCACCCTTTCCGCCGATTTAAAAGACACCCACATCGGGTTTAGAGACGTGGCCCTGCTGCAGCCCTCCCTTGCCAAACAGCCGCCCCTGGCCGGAAACCTGAACGAGACCGTGTACCTGAGCGGGCTGGTGAACGGCCGTATGGACAACCTGCTCTTGAGTAACGTGCGCGTGAGCGGCTGGCGCAATACCCAACTGGCTTTGAGCGGCCGCGTGAAAGGCTTGCCAAACCCAGACAACCTGGCGGCCAACCTCCAGATCAACCGCCTGCATACCACCGCCGACGACGTAAAATCCCTGCTTCCCGCCGGTACCTTGCCCGCCAACATTACCTTGCCGCCGGTCATGGACATAGAGGGTTCCTTCAGTGGTACCATGACCGCCTTTGACCTGGACGCCACCGCCCGCACCTCCTTCGGGAATGCCGTAGCTAAGATTGACATGAGCCCGGGCCGGGCTCCCGGGCAGGAACGCGTGCAAGGCAACGTACGCCTCCAGCGCTTTGACCTGGGCAAGCTCATGCAAGACCCCGCGCTGGGCAGAGCTACCATGGTGGCCACCATCAACGGCACCGGCATTACCCCAGAGAACATGGTAGCTAAAATAAATGGCACCGTGCAGAGCCTGGAGTACAATGGGTACAACTACCGCAACATAGGCTTCAATGTAGACGCTAACCGCAACCGCTATGACATTAAAGCCAGCAGCAGCTCAGATGAGAACCTGGCCTTCAACCTGAACGGCGTAGTGAACATGCGCGGCGCGCAACCCAGCTACAGCTTTAACACCAACATCAAATCCATTGACTTCCAGGCGCTCAAACTCTATTCAGAGGACCTGCGCATGCGCGGCAACATAACTGCCAACCTGAGCGGAAGCAACGCCAACAGCCTCAACGGAACCATCATTGCCAGTGATGCCGCAATTACCAGCAACAACCAGGTGCTGCCCTTTGACACCCTACACCTCACCCTTACCCAACGCCCCGGCGATACCCGCGTGCGCCTGTTCTCAGACGTGCTCACCGCCAACCTTGATGGCAACGTAGCGCTGGGAGATATTGGTCCGGAACTCATGAACCACATCAGCCGGTACTATGACCTGGGCAACGGACCATATAAACCACGGTCTACGCCGCGGCAGTTTACCTTTGCGGCGGCCTTGCACAAACCCCGCCTGGTGGCAGCCTTCATACCCGGGGTAGACAGGCTGGCGTTAGATACCTTGCACGGTTCCTATAACAGCCAGACAGCTAACCTGCAGGTGGTGGCGCGGCTCCCTCGGCTCCGCTACAACGGCATCAGGCTAGACTCCCTTTCCCTGGACGTATCCTCTGACCCCAGCAAACTGACCTACGCCACCCGCGCTGAGCGCATCCGGCAGGACACTACCTTCAGGTTCAACAATATTGTGATGGCCGGTAACGTGCAGAACAATACCGTGGCCCTGCGCGCGGCAAACCAAAGCGCCGCCGGCGATGAGGAATCAGCCATCGGGCTGCTGGTGCGCCAGATGACCGGAGGCTTTGAGGTGAACGTGACCCCAGACCTGCTTATTAACCGCGACCGCTGGGAAGTAGGACCCAATAACTACCTGCGCTATTACACCACCTCTGGAGCAGTGGTGGCCAACAACCTGCGGTTATCACAGGGCGCCATGGCCATTCTCCTGCAGAGCCAGAACCCTAATGCCCAGAACTCGCCGCTCAACGTGAACCTGACGGATGTGGACCTGGGCTACCTGGCCCGCGCCGTTGCGCAGCAAGACAGCCTGGTGGCCGGCACCCTCAACGGTCAGGCCACCGTCAATAACCTCACCGGTAACATGAGCTTTACGGCAGACATGAACCTGACCGGCCTGCGCTACCTGCAGAACCCCGTGGGCGATGTGTCACTGCAGGCCAGGAACACCAGCCCCAGCCGCTATGACGTAACCGCCCGCCTCACCGGCAACGGTAATAATGTGACCCTGGGCGGCTATTACCTTACCACTGCCGGTCAGCCTATGTCCTTTGACCTGAACTTTGACCAGTTGAACCTGGCCAGTTTGCAGCCGTTCACCCAGGGCCTTATCAAAAACATGGGCGGCGGCTTACTGGGCACGGTAGCCATTAGAGGCAACATAGATAACCCCCAGGTGGCCGGCGACCTGCAGTTCCAGAACGCTACCTTCAACCTGGCCATGCTCAATTCTACCTACCGCATTTCAGATGAGCGCCTGAGCGTGACCAACCAAGGCATCAGGTTTGATGATTTTGAGTTGCTGGACTCCCTCAATAACCGCGCGGTGGTGAACGGCAATATTCTTACCTCCAACTTCCTGGACTATAAGTTTGACCTAAGGGCCACCACCGAAGATTTTATGGTCATGAACAGCACCGCCCAAGACAATCCGCTTTACTTTGGGAGGGTGTTCGTAGACAGTGACACCCGCATTACCGGAGATTTGAACGTGCCCATCATCAAAACCAACGTGACGGTGGCGCCCAATTCCAATTTCACCTATGTGATACCAGACGAGGCAGTGAGCGTGAACCGCGAAGGCATTGTGCTCTTTGTGGACGTGGACAGCACCCGAAACCGCCGCATCTCCCGGAAGAAACAACTGGACACCGTAGATGCCGAGGTGCAGGGCGTGGAAATGGCCATGGTCCTGAACCTGACCGATGACACGCCAATTACCGTGATTGTGGACCAGGAATCTGGCGACAACCTTATCTTCAAAGGCGAGGCCAACATGAACGTGGGCTATGATGTCACAGAGAACATTACCCTATCAGGACGGTTTGATGTAACCGAGGGCATGTACACCCTGAACCTGTATGAACTGGTCAAGCGCGAGTTTGAACTGGATCCCTCCAGTTACGCGGTCTGGAACGGCGATCCCTTTGACGCAGATATCAACGTGACCGCCATTTACAACGTAGACGCCGCCCCGCTGGAGCTTATCCAAAGCCAGACCGCCGGCATAGACGCGAGCAGCGCCGGTCAGTTCCGCCAGAAACTGCCCTTTGACGTGCGCCTGAACCTGGAAGGCGAGATCATGAAACCAGCCGTCTCCTTTAACATTGAGTTAGATGAGAAAGCCAAAGGCGCATTTAGCGGAGAGGTAGACGCCCGCCTGGAACAATTAAGCCAGCCTACCCAGGAATCTGAGCGCACCAAACAGGTCTTTTCCTTGCTGGTGCTGGGCCGGTTTATGGCGCAGGACCCATTGGCCTCGTCGGCGGGCGGCGGCATTAACAGCACCATAAGGGGTAGCGCCAGCCAGGTGCTGTCAGACCAACTGAATGCCTTGACTGGGCAGTACCTGGGCAATCTGGGGCTGGAACTGGGGCTGAACTCCTATGATGATTATTCCTCGGGCGAAGCCCGCAGCCGCACAGACCTGAACGTGGCCATGCAAAAGCAATTGGCCAATGACCGCCTCACCGTGCGCTTTGGTACCGACATCAACC
This Rufibacter radiotolerans DNA region includes the following protein-coding sequences:
- a CDS encoding translocation/assembly module TamB domain-containing protein translates to MSTQNVKKYTLKTLVVLLWIIGGVLVLVVALLVALKVPKVQDFAARKAESYLQNKLGTEVRIGKFRSDFRKDILLENVYLEDQKGDTLWYSQRLAANLDILGLLKSKVGLKSLELENATVHLSRTLPDSVSNFDFIIDAFTTPVDTTATDSTASFSYDIGSVDLKNIYLTYKDEVNGQNVRTRVGNLTLDMDELDLEKEIYRINDIALRDTWVDMIQTKVPPEGESEPLTMQFGLKTVSLDNVRFKYRNGVAKQYIDANLGQAKLAADKIDLVNTRLDLSNLELHNSTLAYSQNAEMPAEYRVVNPAEAIEAIEEAVSKTTGEPVKWVVTLDKLNVTEVDAAFDNYDAPKQARGVDYNHLQARNLNLQLQDLYFSTNRTTAQLEQLSFQEKSGFEVKNFTAGILFDSVETELTDLVLETGHSRIARRIKVGYPSLEAAADDLSKLTLSADLKDTHIGFRDVALLQPSLAKQPPLAGNLNETVYLSGLVNGRMDNLLLSNVRVSGWRNTQLALSGRVKGLPNPDNLAANLQINRLHTTADDVKSLLPAGTLPANITLPPVMDIEGSFSGTMTAFDLDATARTSFGNAVAKIDMSPGRAPGQERVQGNVRLQRFDLGKLMQDPALGRATMVATINGTGITPENMVAKINGTVQSLEYNGYNYRNIGFNVDANRNRYDIKASSSSDENLAFNLNGVVNMRGAQPSYSFNTNIKSIDFQALKLYSEDLRMRGNITANLSGSNANSLNGTIIASDAAITSNNQVLPFDTLHLTLTQRPGDTRVRLFSDVLTANLDGNVALGDIGPELMNHISRYYDLGNGPYKPRSTPRQFTFAAALHKPRLVAAFIPGVDRLALDTLHGSYNSQTANLQVVARLPRLRYNGIRLDSLSLDVSSDPSKLTYATRAERIRQDTTFRFNNIVMAGNVQNNTVALRAANQSAAGDEESAIGLLVRQMTGGFEVNVTPDLLINRDRWEVGPNNYLRYYTTSGAVVANNLRLSQGAMAILLQSQNPNAQNSPLNVNLTDVDLGYLARAVAQQDSLVAGTLNGQATVNNLTGNMSFTADMNLTGLRYLQNPVGDVSLQARNTSPSRYDVTARLTGNGNNVTLGGYYLTTAGQPMSFDLNFDQLNLASLQPFTQGLIKNMGGGLLGTVAIRGNIDNPQVAGDLQFQNATFNLAMLNSTYRISDERLSVTNQGIRFDDFELLDSLNNRAVVNGNILTSNFLDYKFDLRATTEDFMVMNSTAQDNPLYFGRVFVDSDTRITGDLNVPIIKTNVTVAPNSNFTYVIPDEAVSVNREGIVLFVDVDSTRNRRISRKKQLDTVDAEVQGVEMAMVLNLTDDTPITVIVDQESGDNLIFKGEANMNVGYDVTENITLSGRFDVTEGMYTLNLYELVKREFELDPSSYAVWNGDPFDADINVTAIYNVDAAPLELIQSQTAGIDASSAGQFRQKLPFDVRLNLEGEIMKPAVSFNIELDEKAKGAFSGEVDARLEQLSQPTQESERTKQVFSLLVLGRFMAQDPLASSAGGGINSTIRGSASQVLSDQLNALTGQYLGNLGLELGLNSYDDYSSGEARSRTDLNVAMQKQLANDRLTVRFGTDINLEGSGQNNARNNASGFAGDISVEYSITKDGRLRMRAFRQNAYEGFLDGQLQRTGLSLIFVREYDSLAELFRNIGKAK